The Pseudofrankia sp. DC12 region GTCCCGGCGGACGACGTCTCCCGGCGCTCCAAGCGCGAGACGGGGCGTCGCCAGGCGCCGATGTGGCGGCCTGACGGTCAGGGCTGTGAGGGTTTGGGGGTGGGGTGGCGCCGCAGGCTCGGGGACCTACGGCCCGACACGGCCCACCTGTCGTGCTGTTGGAAATGGTTGTCGTTACGATGTCGGGCAACACAGTCTCGATCTCGGCAACGAAGCCATGACTCGGAGCACGCATTGTGAAGATCGCTTTTGTGGGTAAGGGTGGCAGCGGCAAGACCACTCTGTCGGCCTTGTTGTGCCGGCACCTCGCCGCTGCCGGTCGCCCGGTGCTGGCGGTGGACGCGGACATCAACCAGCACCTCGGCGCGGCGCTCGGCCTGGAGGACGAGGTTGCCCCGGTGCCGCTTGGCGAGCATCTCGGGGAGCTCAAGGACTACCTGCGCGGCGACAACCCGCGAATCCCGTCGGCGGACGTCATGGTGAAGACCACGCCGCCGGGGCGAGGGTCGCGCCTTGTCGCGCTGGCGGAGGACAACCCGGTCTGGTCGCGCTTCGGGTTGGACGTCGGGGGTGTGCGGCTGTTGGCCACGGGGGCGTTCAGCGAGGCCGATCTGGGGGTGGCGTGTTTCCACTCCAAGACGGGGGCGGTGGAGCTGCTGCTCAACCACCTGGTCGACGGCCTCGGCGAGTACGTCGTTGTCGATATGACGGCCGGCGCGGACGCGTTCGCGTCTGGGTTGTTCACCCGGTTCGACCGCACGTTCCTGGTCTGTGAGCCGACGCGCAAGGGTGTGTCGGTCTACCGCCAGTACCGCGAGTACTCGGCCGACTTCGGCGTCACGGTGTCGGTGCTCGGGAACAAGGTCGCCGACGCTGACGACGTCGCGTTCCTGCGCGACGCCGTCGGTGACGACCTGCTGGCGTGGTTCTCACAGTCGGCGCCGGTGCGCGCGATGGAGCAGGGCCGGCCGTTCGGCCTCGACGACCTTGAGCAGGCGAACCGGTCCGCGCTTGGGGCGGTGCAGGCGGCCGTCGATGGGACCGTCCGGGATTGCGGCCGTTTCGTGGCTCAGATGCACGCGATCCATCTGCGTAACGCCCACGCGTGGGCCAACGATGCGACCGGCGTTGATCTGGCCGCCCAGGTAGATCCCGACTTCCGCTATCCCACGGCGGTGGCCGAGGCGGCGATCCCCTCGGCGAGGGCCGTCTCCCGGCCGCTGTCAGCCATGACGGCCTGACGCCCTTCCCCTTGGCCGGGCGCAGCGGTACTCCGACGGTCCTGTCGGCCCCTAGCCGATCACGCGCCAGCGCTCTGACCCTGCGCGCCCGCGAGGCGACGATCCGTTTACACATCCAGGAGGAATGTCATGTCGCTCGATGTCCCCACCGCCCTGTTGGAGAAGGCCGAGTCGGGTCAGGTACCCGACGCCGAGTTCATCGACTGCGTCCGGCAGTCCCTGCCGTATGCCTGGGGCGTCGTCAGCCAGGTCGCCGCGGACCTTGCCGCGGATGGCGGCGTGTTCGCCGATCACGCGGTCCCGCCGCCGAGTGAGGCGGAGCGGGGACAGTTGCTGCGGGCGCTGGCCAGTGACGCGATCCGCGGCGGCTTGGAGCGGCATTTCGGCGTGAAGCTGGCGTTCCAGAACTGCCACCGGGTCGCGGCGTTCCGCCTCGCCGCCGTTGGCGGCGAGCGGTACCAGGCGTTCATCTCGCCGCGCGGGCAGCTGCTCAACCAGTCCGCGACGCTGCGCGACTGCTGACCGGCCGGGCCGTGGGCGACGTCACCGGCGTCCACGGCCCGACCCCATGGCGGTCTATTGAAAATGAAAACCGTTTCGAGTAGGTTTGGTCAGGCTCATCCAGCCTTACTTCGGAGGTCTGCTGTGTCCTCGGCCCTTCCCTCGGGCGTCACCCGTGGCCGTCTCGCGCGCCGGGTCGCCGGCGCCGCCGCACTGGTCGCGCTGGCGCTCGCCGGCTGCTCCACCTCGTCTGGCGACAAGGGGTCTGGCGCGTCAGCCGCGACTGGTGTGAACGTGGTGGCCGCGGAGAACTTCTGGGGCAGCCTCGCCACCCAGCTCGGCGGCCCCCATGTGAAGGTCACCAGCATCATCGACAACCCGGACGCCGACCCGCACGACTACGAGCCCACCGCCGCCGACGGCCGCGCGATCGCCGCCGCCAAGGTCGCGATCATCAACGGGGTCGGCTACGACGCCTGGGCGACCAAGCTCGCCGACGCCAACCCGACGCCGTCCCGCACCACCCTGACCGTCGGCGACCTCGTCGGCGCGAAGGACGGCGACAACCCGCACCGCTGGTACAACCCCGACAACGTCCGCACCGTCATCGACGCGATCACCGCCGCCTACAAGAAGACCGACCCGGCTGACGCGGCGTTCTTCGACGCCCAGCACACCACCGTGCTGACCACCAACCTGAAGACCTACTTCGACACCATCACAGCGATCAAGGCCAGCTACGGCGGCACCCCGGTCGGCGCCTCCGAGTCGATCTTCTCGATGGTATCGCCCGCGCTCGGCCTGGACCTGCTCACCCCGCCCGCGTTCCTCACCGCGATCAGCGAAGGCACCGACCCGACCCCGGCGGACAAGGCCACCATCGACGCCCAGATCGCGAACAAGCAGATCAAGGTCTACGTCTACAACAGCCAGAACGCCACCCCCGACATCCAGACCCAGGTCGACGCCGCGAAGGCGCAGAAGATCCCGGTCACCACGATCACCGAGACCCTGACCCCGGCCGGCGCCTCGTTCCAGGACTGGCAGGTCGCCCAGCTCCAGGCCCTCCAGAAGGCCCTGGCCGCGGGGACCGGTAAGTGACGCAGCTGCGCGAGGGGGAAGCGGTGGTGCGCGACGCGCCGCCGCCTCCCCGGCCCGACCCGGTGACCGGGCCGCGCCGGGACGCCGCGCCGGCGTCGGCGGGCGCGGTGGACCGCCACGTACCGGTGGAGATCCGCGGGGCGGCGGTCGCGCTGGGCGGGCGGACCGTCTGGTCCGGCGTCGACGCCACGGTTCCAGCAGGTGCGTTCGTCGCGGTCCTCGGCCCCAACGGGGCCGGGAAGTCCACCCTGCTCAAGGCGACCCTCGGCCTGCTACCCCTGGCGGCCGGCAGCATCCACGTCCTCGGCCGCCCGCCGCGACACGCCCGCGACCGGGTCGGCTACCTGCCGCAGCGGCGCAGCTTCGACCCATCGACCCGCATCCGCGGGCTAGACGTCGTCCGCCTCGGCGTCGACGGCCACCGATGGGGCATCCCCCTACCCGGCCGCCGCTCCCGCGCCGCGGCGGCCCGGGTACGCGACCTCGTCGACCTCGTCGGCGCCACCAGCTACGCGCACCGGCCGATCGGAACGCTGTCGGGCGGCGAGCAGCAACGCCTGCTCATCGCTCAGGCGTTGGCCGCCGGGCCGGAGCTGCTTCTGCTCGACGAGCCGCTCGACAGCCTGGACCTGCCGAACCAGGCCGCCGTCGCGGCGCTCGTCTCCCGGATCGCCCGCCAGACCGGCATCGCGGTGGTGATCGTCGCACATGACGTCAACCCGCTGCTGCCCTACCTCGACCAGGTCATCTACCTTGGCCAAGGAGCCGCGGCGACCGGCACACCCACCCAGGTGATCACGTCTGAGACGCTATCGGGCCTGTACGGGGCGCCGGTCGAGGTCCTGACGGCCTCGGACGGCCGCCTTGTCGTCGTCGGTCAACCGGAAGCGCCCGCGCGCCACACCAACCGCCACCCCGAGCGCCGAGACGGCAACCCGGCATGAGTGGGGGGTTCAGCTGGGACCTGGTCGCCGACCTGCGCGACATGTGGTCGGCCGCGTTCATGGTCAACGCGTTCCGCGCCGGGCTCATCGTCGCTGTCCTGGCCGCCACCATCGGCTGGTTCATGGTCCTGCGCCGCCAGACCTTCGCCGGCCACACCCTCGCCATCGCCGGATTCCCCGGCGCGGCCGGCGCGGTCTGGCTCGGCGCCGGCCTGACCTACGGCTACTACACGTTCTGCCTCGCCGCCGCGCTCGCCATCGCCACCCTGCCACGCCGCGGCGAGGGCGGCTACGCCGAACAGTCCGCCGCCATCGCCACCGTGCAGGCCTTCGCCCTCGCCGCCGGCATGCTGTTCGTCTCCCTCTACAAAGGCTTCCTCGGCGGCACCAACGCCCTGCTGTTCGGCAGCGTCCTCGGTATCACCACGGACCAGGTCAACACCCTCGCCCTCGTCGCCGCCCTCGTCCTCGCTGTCCTCGCGATCCTCGGCCGACCGCTGCTGTTCGCCTCCATCGACCCCGAGGTGGCCGCCGCGCACGGCGTGCCCACCCGGGTGCTGGACACCGCCTTCCTGGTCCTGCTCGGCCTCACCGTCGCCGAAATCAGCCAGATCACCGGCAGCCTGCTCGTCTTCGCGCTCCTCGTCCTCCCCGCTGCCACCGCGAGACAGCTCACCGCGAGGCCCGCGGCCGGCCTCGCACTGTCGGTCGCCCTCGCGGCCGTCACCGTGTTCATCGCGCTGTTCATCGCCTACTACTCGCCCTACCCGGTCGGGTTCTGGCTGACCACACTCGCCTTCGGCCTCTACGTCACCGCGTCCGCCACGACAGCCACCCGCACCCGGCTCGGGCAGCGCACCACCAGGCCGCCGTCCGCCCTCGCGCCCGCTGGAGCCTGAGCGCCGTGTTTGCTCACCCGTTCATGCAACACGCGTTCCTCGCCGGCACCGCCGTCGCGCTCGCCGCCGGCCTGGTCGGCTACTTCCTGGTCCTGCGCGCCCAGGTCTTCACCGCCGACGCGCTGTCCCACGTCGCGTTCACCGGCGCGCTCGCCGCGCTCGCCGCCGGACTCGACGCCCGCCTCGGCCTGTTTGCGATCACCGTCCTGGCCGCGCTCGGAATGGGCACCCTCGGCCGGCGTGCCCGGCCCGACGACGTCGTCATCGGCGGCGTGTTCGCCTGGATCCTCGGCCTCGGCGT contains the following coding sequences:
- a CDS encoding SCO5389 family protein, with translation MSLDVPTALLEKAESGQVPDAEFIDCVRQSLPYAWGVVSQVAADLAADGGVFADHAVPPPSEAERGQLLRALASDAIRGGLERHFGVKLAFQNCHRVAAFRLAAVGGERYQAFISPRGQLLNQSATLRDC
- a CDS encoding ATP-binding cassette domain-containing protein, which codes for MEIRGAAVALGGRTVWSGVDATVPAGAFVAVLGPNGAGKSTLLKATLGLLPLAAGSIHVLGRPPRHARDRVGYLPQRRSFDPSTRIRGLDVVRLGVDGHRWGIPLPGRRSRAAAARVRDLVDLVGATSYAHRPIGTLSGGEQQRLLIAQALAAGPELLLLDEPLDSLDLPNQAAVAALVSRIARQTGIAVVIVAHDVNPLLPYLDQVIYLGQGAAATGTPTQVITSETLSGLYGAPVEVLTASDGRLVVVGQPEAPARHTNRHPERRDGNPA
- a CDS encoding metal ABC transporter permease translates to MSGGFSWDLVADLRDMWSAAFMVNAFRAGLIVAVLAATIGWFMVLRRQTFAGHTLAIAGFPGAAGAVWLGAGLTYGYYTFCLAAALAIATLPRRGEGGYAEQSAAIATVQAFALAAGMLFVSLYKGFLGGTNALLFGSVLGITTDQVNTLALVAALVLAVLAILGRPLLFASIDPEVAAAHGVPTRVLDTAFLVLLGLTVAEISQITGSLLVFALLVLPAATARQLTARPAAGLALSVALAAVTVFIALFIAYYSPYPVGFWLTTLAFGLYVTASATTATRTRLGQRTTRPPSALAPAGA
- a CDS encoding zinc ABC transporter substrate-binding protein gives rise to the protein MSSALPSGVTRGRLARRVAGAAALVALALAGCSTSSGDKGSGASAATGVNVVAAENFWGSLATQLGGPHVKVTSIIDNPDADPHDYEPTAADGRAIAAAKVAIINGVGYDAWATKLADANPTPSRTTLTVGDLVGAKDGDNPHRWYNPDNVRTVIDAITAAYKKTDPADAAFFDAQHTTVLTTNLKTYFDTITAIKASYGGTPVGASESIFSMVSPALGLDLLTPPAFLTAISEGTDPTPADKATIDAQIANKQIKVYVYNSQNATPDIQTQVDAAKAQKIPVTTITETLTPAGASFQDWQVAQLQALQKALAAGTGK
- a CDS encoding AAA family ATPase, which codes for MKIAFVGKGGSGKTTLSALLCRHLAAAGRPVLAVDADINQHLGAALGLEDEVAPVPLGEHLGELKDYLRGDNPRIPSADVMVKTTPPGRGSRLVALAEDNPVWSRFGLDVGGVRLLATGAFSEADLGVACFHSKTGAVELLLNHLVDGLGEYVVVDMTAGADAFASGLFTRFDRTFLVCEPTRKGVSVYRQYREYSADFGVTVSVLGNKVADADDVAFLRDAVGDDLLAWFSQSAPVRAMEQGRPFGLDDLEQANRSALGAVQAAVDGTVRDCGRFVAQMHAIHLRNAHAWANDATGVDLAAQVDPDFRYPTAVAEAAIPSARAVSRPLSAMTA